Proteins from a genomic interval of Trifolium pratense cultivar HEN17-A07 linkage group LG6, ARS_RC_1.1, whole genome shotgun sequence:
- the LOC123891881 gene encoding septin and tuftelin-interacting protein 1 homolog 1-like, with protein MSMYISMYTFNDDSDSEDHHYCSNTKRRKLGDFERHTKGCGMKLMEKMGYKGGGLGKNEQGMLNHIEVILRPKFSGLGSYESKETPILQTEKKCEPGGGFQPIVGRKRERALLNHKKKKEEDVYVTAEDFLANKQEQVIQKIYDMRGPEVRVYTNLCDLNAEEKAKERDFPMPELQYYIGLIVLSAEVDFQEIDRDLRNERDIAFSLKSEKENLEDEVVFQNKQLDNYEKIKSVLDRVEEEKTLGTLTLDSLAQCLRDIHKRYADEDYKLVNLSCIVCSYALPLFIRVFQGWDPLRNPSHGLELVSQWKTLLQEDDCCDIWDINISSPYADLVSDAVLPAVRISCVNTWQARDPEPMLRFLESWEKLLPSSVLAFILDNIVMPKLSSAVDAWEPRRETIPIHTWVHPWLPLLGNKLKDIHQTIRSKLSIVLDSWHPSDGSVYAILSPWKTVFDADRWQQLMHRFIVPKLKAVLKDDKFQVNPASQNLDQFYWVMNWASAIPIDLMVDMMEIFFEKWLKVLYHWLCSNPNFGEVTNWYLGWKELIPKELLANQSILYKLKCGLDMMNQAIEGMEVVQPVLKEKTAAASSQQQAAASLVDAVKVDGANEMSMKELIEAYAQDHGLLFKLKPGRMHNGHQIYRFGNISIIIDSRNQKVYAQNDETWSLETLERLLELHKRR; from the coding sequence ATGTCTATGTACATCTCAATGTACACTTTCAATGATGATTCTGATTCTGAAGATCATCATTACTGCTCTAATACAAAGCGAAGAAAACTTGGCGATTTCGAGAGGCATACGAAGGGATGCGGAATGAagttgatggagaagatgggtTATAAAGGAGGTGGTCTTGGCAAGAATGAGCAAGGTATGCTGAATCATATTGAGGTCATATTGAGGCCTAAGTTTTCTGGTCTTGGATCTTACGAATCGAAGGAAACTCCGATTTTGCAGACGGAGAAAAAGTGCGAACCGGGAGGAGGCTTTCAACCTATAGTTGGAAGGAAGAGAGAACGTGCATTGTTAAAccacaagaagaagaaagaagaggaTGTGTATGTAACTGCTGAGGATTTCTTGGCGAACAAGCAAGAACAAGTCATTCAGAAGATTTATGATATGAGGGGGCCAGAGGTAAGAGTGTATACAAATTTGTGTGATTTGAATGCTGAGGAGAAAGCAAAGGAAAGAGATTTCCCAATGCCTGAACTTCAGTATTACATAGGACTAATAGTTCTGTCGGCCGAGGTTGACTTCCAAGAGATTGATAGAGATTTGAGGAATGAGAGGGATATAGCATTTAGCTTGAAAAGTGAAAAAGAGAATTTGGAAGATGAGGTAGTATTTCAAAATAAGCAGCTGGATAATTATGAGAAGATAAAAAGTGTTCTGGACCGTGTCGAAGAAGAAAAGACCTTAGGAACATTAACATTGGATTCCCTTGCTCAATGTTTGAGGGACATTCACAAAAGATATGCTGATGAGGACTATAAGTTGGTTAACTTGTCATGTATTGTTTGCTCATATGCCTTGCCTTTGTTTATCAGAGTGTTCCAAGGATGGGATCCTCTTCGAAATCCATCTCATGGTTTGGAATTGGTTTCACAATGGAAGACATTGCTTCAAGAAGATGATTGTTGTGATATATGGGACATTAACATATCATCACCTTATGCTGATTTGGTTTCTGATGCTGTATTGCCGGCTGTTAGAATATCTTGTGTCAATACATGGCAAGCACGCGATCCTGAGCCGATGCTACGGTTTTTGGAGTCTTGGGAAAAATTGCTTCCTTCTTCGGTTCTTGCTTTTATATTAGACAACATAGTCATGCCAAAATTATCAAGTGCCGTAGATGCTTGGGAGCCACGTCGCGAGACGATTCCTATCCACACATGGGTGCATCCATGGCTACCTCTGCTAGGGAACAAGTTGAAGGATATCCACCAGACGATTCGTTCCAAACTGAGTATTGTTCTTGATTCATGGCACCCGAGTGATGGTTCCGTATATGCTATATTGTCCCCTTGGAAGACTGTATTTGATGCTGATAGGTGGCAGCAATTAATGCACCGTTTTATTGTACCGAAGCTGAAGGCTGTCTTGAAAGACGACAAATTCCAAGTGAACCCGGCAAGTCAGAATCTTGATCAATTTTATTGGGTAATGAACTGGGCTTCGGCTATTCCAATTGATCTGATGGTTGACATGATGGAGATCTTCTTTGAGAAGTGGCTTAAAGTTTTATATCATTGGTTGTGCTCAAATCCTAACTTTGGTGAAGTTACAAACTGGTATTTGGGCTGGAAAGAACTTATTCCAAAAGAACTTTTGGCAAATCAAAGTATTCTATACAAGCTCAAATGTGGTCTTGATATGATGAATCAGGCTATTGAAGGTATGGAGGTGGTGCAACCTGTTCTGAAGGAGAAGACAGCAGCAGCCTCTTCTCAACAACAGGCAGCTGCAAGCTTGGTCGATGCTGTCAAAGTCGATGGTGCGAATGAAATGAGCATGAAAGAACTCATTGAGGCCTATGCTCAAGATCATGGTTTACTTTTCAAACTTAAACCTGGTAGAATGCACAACGGTCATCAAATATATAGGTTTGGCAATATCAGTATAATAATCGACTCTCGGAATCAAAAGGTCTATGCCCAAAATGACGAAACATGGTCTTTAGAAACTCTCGAACGATTGCTTGAGTTACATAAAAGACGCTGA
- the LOC123890195 gene encoding ring canal kelch homolog, which yields MNRKKTPISSLTGNQLYSPSPNLSFGRNLTKNELGGVVFGCKNMTINECLNKQLFGLPAVHYSYVKNIHPGLPLFLFNYSDRTLHGIFEAAGDGRMYIDRYAWTNDGSDVTQFPAQVRVRLQLHCRPLTEEKFKHIIAENYYMHNHFWFELDHGQTSRLIALLKPLAIAPARSAKPLAFAPANSGPANFVPQNTNQATVSLPLPWHDPSWKSKTFKMPESELEEHHSTRSSMISGSNDSDLLDECFKPLDTRSTDKEEAAPNEKDLVWMKLKELAVARENQNLSWDTNVTDTPYPDENQNLSWDNNVTDTPYADENWSEGKNSEEKEENPSSPLQKESSSYPSEKEENSSSPFEHQFDIAQLVQEIKALTDFKTTQAEKNNYLEQKLIEAELQIKLLKDRCALLESTLDTHPTNVEEKVTSPTAELHLDAKDSFFLIGGSYGESSIADMDMFCTSQNVIKSLKPMNCLRSYASVVEFNGQIYVFGGGDDRVWFDSVESYNPISDNWTLCPSMNRKKGSLSGAALNDKIFAVGGGNGVESFSEVEMLDFDIGRWIPTRSMLDKRFALAAVELNGAIYATGGYDGNYYLKSAERFDPREHAWSKIANMNTNRGCHAMVVLNEKLYTLGGFDGETMVSSVEVFDPRLEKWMVEKTTMNHARGYFAAAVVKDSIYVIGGVNGCQTMVDTVENYEEGKGWKEVYTSPNTKRCFMSAIPCSH from the exons ATGAATAGGAAGAAAACACCAATTTCTTCTCTGACTGGGAATCAGCTTTATTCTCCTAGTCCAAATCTATCCTTTGGAAGGAATTTGACAAAGAATGAACTTGGTGGTGTCGTATTTGGGTGCAAGAATATGACGATTAACGAATGTTTGAACAAACAATTATTTG GCTTACCTGCTGTACACTACTCTTATGTGAAGAACATTCATCCTGGGTTGCCTCTCTTCCTGTTTAACTATAGTGACAGGACGCTTCATGGAATTTTTGAGGCGGCGGGTGATGGAAGAATGTATATTGACCGCTATGCATGGACCAATGACGGTTCAGATGTAACACAATTTCCGGCTCAG GTGCGTGTTCGACTGCAATTACACTGCCGGCCACTAACTGAAGAAAAGTTTAAGCATATAATTGCCGAGAACTACTACATGCATAACCATTTCTGGTTTGAACTCGACCATGGACAAACAAGCCGGCTGATTGCCTTGCTGAAACCCTTGGCAATCGCCCCTGCTAGGTCTGCCAAACCCTTGGCATTCGCCCCTGCTAATTCTGGGCCTGCTAATTTTGTTCCGCAGAATACAAATCAAGCAACTGTATCCCTACCTCTTCCATGGCATGATCCTTCTTGGAAATCTAAAACCTTTAAAATGCCTGAATCAGAGTTAGAGGAGCATCATTCTACCCGCTCAAGTATGATATCAGGTTCCAATGACAGTGATTTATTAGATGAATGCTTTAAGCCATTGGATACCCGTTCGACTGATAAGGAGGAAGCAGCACCAAATGAGAAGGACCTCGTATGGATGAAACTAAAGGAATTGGCTGTTGCTCGTGAAAATCAGAATCTAAGTTGGGATACCAATGTAACTGATACTCCTTATCCGGATGAAAATCAGAATCTAAGTTGGGATAACAATGTAACTGATACTCCTTATGCGGATGAGAATTGGTCTGAAGGAAAGAATTCAGAGGAAAAAGAGGAGAATCCTAGTTCTCCATTACAGAAGGAGAGTTCCAGTTATCCATCTGAGAAGGAGGAGAATTCTAGCTCTCCATTTGAGCATCAATTCGACATAGCTCAG TTGGTGCAAGAGATAAAAGCGCTGACAGATTTCAAAACAACGCAagctgaaaaaaataattacctGGAGCAAAAGCTG ATAGAAGCAGAATTGCAAATTAAGCTTCTGAAAGACCGATGTGCGCTGTTGGAATCTACACTTGATACTCATCCGACAAATGTTGAGGAGAAAGTAACCAGTCCAACTGCTGAGCTGCATTTAGATGCcaaagattcattttttttaataggcgGCTCATATGGAGAATCGTCTATAGCAGACATGGATATGTTTTGTACTTCTCAGAATGTAATCAAATCTCTCAAGCCTATGAACTGTCTCCGATCATATGCTTCAGTTGTAGAGTTCAATGGTCAGATTTATGTTTTTGGTGGTGGAGATGACCGTGTTTGGTTTGACTCAG TTGAATCATACAACCCAATTTCTGATAACTGGACCTTGTGTCCGTCTATGAACCGAAAGAAAGGGAGCTTGTCTGGTGCTGCTTTGAACGATAAAATATTTGCTGTTGGAGGTGGCAATGGTGTTGAGTCCTTCTCAGAAGTCGAGATGCTTGATTTTGACATTGGGCGGTGGATCCCCACACGTTCAATGCTAGACAAG AGATTTGCTCTTGCGGCAGTGGAACTCAATGGTGCAATTTACGCTACCGGTGGATATGATGGAAATTACTATTTAAA GTCTGCGGAAAGATTTGATCCTAGGGAACATGCTTGGTCCAAAATAGCAAACATGAATACAAACCGGGGCTGTCATGCAATGGTTGTTCTAaatgaaaaatt GTATACATTAGGCGGATTTGATGGAGAAACAATGGTTTCAAGTGTTGAAGTCTTTGATCCTCGTCTCGAGAAATGGATGGTGGAGAAAACAACAATGAATCATGCTAGGGGGTATTTTGCTGCTGCAGTTGTGAAAGATTCCATCTATGTGATTGGAGGTGTTAATGGTTGTCAGACTATGGTTGATACT GTCGAGAATTACGAGGAAGGTAAAGGATGGAAGGAAGTTTATACATCGCCAAACACGAAGAGGTGTTTCATGTCAGCTATTCCATGCAGTCATTAA